In the Veillonellales bacterium genome, TAGACCGCAACGAAGTTGCCATGACGCGCTGAAAGTGCTAAATGCTATCGTAAACAAGCCAGCAATTAACTATGTTGTAGACGCAGATATAAAGGGTTTCTTTGACCATGTAGATCATGAATGGATGATGAAATTCATAAAACATCGGATAGCTGACCCGAATATACAAAGGCTAATCAGCAGATTTATGAAGGCTGGAGTAATGGAAGTTGGAATCCGTAAAGATACGCCCGAAGGAGTACCACAGGGAGGACCAATCTCACCGATACTTGCGAATGTCTATCTGCACTATGTAATGGATTTATGGTTTGAAAAACGAATACGCAGACAATGTAAAGGCTCATCATACATGGTAAGATATGCAGATGATGCCGTCTTTTGTTTTCAATACGAAAACGAAGCAAAAGAATTCTATCAGCAGCTTATAATGCGCTTAAAAGAGTTTAATCTCGAAATTGCAGCCGAGAAAACCAAAATTATTAGCCTAGGAAAAAGGAAGAATAATGATAATGATAATACGCCAGGGAACTTTGATTTTCTGGGGTTTACTCATTATTCCGCTAAGAACAGCAATGGTCAGACTATAGTTAGACGAAAAACAAGCAAGAAGAAATATAGAGCGAGCCTATTAAGGGTTAAAGAGTGGCTGAAAACAAATAGACATGAACCAATAAAAGAGCTTATGCAAAAATTAAGAATAAAATTGCAGGGATACTGTAGATATTATGGTGTCACGGGCAATAGATATGCAGTAGGCGATTTTATTGAGGAAACCAGACAACTTCTTTACAAATGGCTTAATCGCAGAAGTCAAAGGAAGAGTCTTAACTGGGTCAAATTTGAGCTCTTTTTGAAGAAATACCCGCTGTTCAAGGCGCATACCTTTGTTAATATTTTTGAACTAGGAATAGGGAAAAGCTACATTATGTGAATGATAAAGTGAAGAGCCGGATGCCTTAATTGGGCACGTCCGGTTCTGTGAGGGCTTGGGGCAGTGATGCCCCGGCTACTCGATCTGTATCATGTGGAAATTTATCATATAACGTTTCGGGGGATTAATCATCGGCATTATTTCCTTGACAATTTTAATCTAGAGTATACACATATCTCGTCAAATTTGACATAAAATCTCTGCAATGTTATTCTATACAAAAACAATGGGGGCTTTGTTGTGAAAAGAATTCTAGCTTTAGTTTTTTGTTTGCTATTTGTAGTACAGCTAACAGCATTTGCAAAGATAACAACAGTTGTAAGTAAAATAGGTTATGGTATTCCGGATCAGATGCAAATTAGGTTATCCGATAATTTTTTAAAAGATAACCGTATGACTGGTAATATAGGAATTATGTTAATTAAGCAGTGTGACATAGATAATGACTTTAAGGCTGGAAAGTCAATTCCGGGTTACCAATTTACACTCCTAACTCTAGAAATGAAAAAGACAGATGTACTATATCCTATATATAGCAATGATGTTCATCCTAATATTGCAATTTTGAAAAATGGTGAAGAAATATTGATTACGAATGACAAAACTTCATTTATGGTTTTTCCGAATGGAATAGTCTTTACTCTTAAAGATGATGCTATAAAGGAAATGGTAAATGCTACAGAAGGATATATTGTTTTTAAAACCAATGACTCAAAGATGTATAAGGTACTACTTCCAGCAGAGTTTTTTGATGAACTAAAAAAACTAGATAGTATGGATTTGTTGACTGAATATAAAATGGGAAAGTATGAAAAGAGATATGGAATTAATTAGGGAGAATCATGAGGGAGAATCATGGGGACGGTTCCCAGTGAGTCAACTTTAAATTGTAAGAATCAAGCGGAAGCCTCCCTGCTAGTGTCCTGTTTATGCTGATGAAGTCAGGCAGAAGGGATTATTAACAGCGGGAAAACCGGGTCAGGGTTGCGCTATTGCGTTATTTGGCTCGTTGCTTGTGCATAATCCCATAAAATATGATGTAAAGCGAAAAAGGTTTACTGGTATTGGTTTGCGATATTGCCATATTAGCAGTGAATTATTGAGTATCAATGCTTGAAATACCGCAATTTTACAATACCGCAAGCCTGACCCTCTGCATCTTCTGATACATGGTTGTTTTGCAAAGAGGACAATTATGTAATTGAGCTATATCATGAAAATACAGGGATAGCTTCAGTCGGATGGATTAAATAATAAGAATGTCCTTGCTGTCTTCTAATGGAATCCGAGAATGAAGGCAAAGAAACGGCGGAAAAAAGATAATAATGAGGGATGGATAATTTCGTGAGAAAGCTAATTAGTTTAATTTTTTTATTGCTGGTATTTGTTAATGTAACTTTTGCTGAAACAGGTTCAGATAATAATTTTCAATATATTTTATCGACTGAGGAAGAGTCATTTTTTTTTGATACAAAGTCCGTTAAATTTTTAAGTGAGAATATTATTGAGGTTTCATACCGTAAACAATATTCTGAAAAGGGAAAGCAAGAACAAATTGAAAGCGCTAGACATTTATTTGGCGATCAATTCAATGACATACAATATGAAGATATTCAAGTTAATTTAGATATCAAAGATCAAAAATCTAAAGTATTAATTATAAAGTGTTTTGATTCTAAAGGAAATGTAATCCACTGTTTCAATATGGCTGGATCAATGTGGTGTCCTGTGTCGTATTCTGCAAGAGAAACGAAAAAGTACCAATCTGTGGTTAATTATGCAAAAGAACATTTTAATAATTTATCAAACGAATAAATTAGAATTAGAGGTAGGAAGGCAATAAGGAAGGCAATTATCTATAAAACGCTGTAGAATATATGTAAAAGAACTAAAGTGATAAATGAAAAGAACGTTGATCTTATTGAATTTGTGTAAAATGATAGATAACAAAGAAATGAAATCATGCCTTCCTAAACCGCGTCTTGCGGGGGTTCGAGTCCCTCCGGGCGCACCATCTAAAAACTAATAACGGCAAGGCTTTGGAGAGTTCCAGCCTTGCCGTTTTTGTGTGCTTTTTTAGTATTTTGTATGCAATTTGTATGTAACGGCGCTTTCTTATGAGAGTAGAAAGAGAAAAATTGATGATTTTTGAGCGAATAATAACGTTGTTTTAAGAGTAGGTATCAGAAGTATTTCTGATAGGTGGAGGTAACGGTTTTAGCTGAAAAATTATTGTATTGCCAAGGAATATTTGAGGGAAGCATGGGGACAGGCACTGTGTTTCATCTGAGTTTCCAGTAAACACCTCACCTGTCCGTGTTTCGTGTGCGCGCTAAATTAACAAAGGAATCGCTCAAAATAGGATAAAAAGCCTATTTTGAGCGACCCTTTGTTGTGCGAAAGTATCTTTCCATGCATTAAGCTGACTTTGAAACCTCTGAATTGTCGACTGTGTGGTTAGCGGCTGTAGATGCGGCTGTCGTTTCTTTCTCTGCTTTGCGTTTCGCGATTTCGGTATTGTAATCACTCTGTGAGATTTTACCGTTGCTCACCATCTGCTGTAACTGAGAATCGCTGTATTGTGAAAGACTTTCTGTAGAAGAGGAATCGGAACTATCACTATTGTCGCTGCTTGCTTTAGTGGCAATACTGGTGGATGAAGAATTGAGAGAACTCAATTGTGCACCTGTCAGACTGATTTCTACGGAGTATGCTTTAGAAATGCTAGGTTGTTGAGTTTGGGTGTTAGCGTCAGCTTGTTGCGGCTGCGAGGAATCGGCTGCTACCGTCGCTTGCAGTGTGTCCGCTGTAGATGATAGGGAACTTTGTGAACTTAAAGTGGTACCTTTAGCGCTGATTTCTACTGAATATGCTGCAGAGACATCGGTACTTTTAGACGTAGCGGTATCTTGCTGGGTCTGAGATGAAGGTTGTGTTGCCTTCGTCTCAGAAGAACTTAAAAGATTTACATTATTGGCAGCATAATTTAATGTGGAACCAGTTGAATGAATCATGTAAACACCTCCTTTTAAAAAAGTTAAAATATTATCTTCTATAAAGATATCGTAAGCTATTATTGGAAAAGTCTTTGAAAAACGAGCTTAATATAAATTATTAATTGTTTTTTATATGAGTCAGGTGATGGCTCTTTGCCTCATAAGGTAATATGTTTTTAGGTTTTTGCAGGGTAATGAGGGTAAACTCTTATTGCCTTTTTCTGCACCGTTTGACCTGATCCGTGAGGTGCGCTTCTACTCGACCGAATTCTCACCTAGCTGGTCTTTCTCGTCAAATCAAAAGACTGCTATCTCACAGCAATGTGGATTGCTCTGAGATGGCAGTCTTTTTCAAATAAAAAATAATTGTGTCAATGCAATTGGAAAAGTATAGAGCTTTAGCCGTTAATTTTACTTACAGTACTTAGATGATTATAGCTTTGACTGCTGAAATTGCTTAACCCGCTGCAAGATGTGTTGCTGTTATACATAGCTGACATAGGCGGCGGAGGCGCCATCATCATCATTGACGCGTACTGGGAAGCTTTACTGCTGGAATCAGAAGTGCTGTCAGCATTGTCTGAGGAATTAGTAGCTGAAAGGGAGGCACTGTTTAGGGCTGTTTCGATTTCAGATTGGCTCAATACACCATCGCCGTCAGTATCTAGGCTGGCTACAATTTTTGATGCTAGGCTGGAAGCTGAAGTATCGGTACTGCTATCCGCACTGCTTGGTGCATTGCTCATTGCTGTTTCATATTCCGACTTTGTCAGTGCAGAGGAACTGTCTGTATCAAAGCTGCTGTACAGATTTTTTGCCATTTCTTCACTAACATCACTTGGTCGTCCGGCAATAAATTCTGTCGCGGTCAGTGAGCCATCGCTATCAGTATCTAGCTTGCTAAACATTTCAGATGCCGAAAGAGTGGTGCTGGTCGATGAAGCATCGCTGCTATCACTGTTAGAATCAGTGCTAGATCCATTGCTGTTGTACGCCTGCGGCGGAGGTGGAGACGGCAT is a window encoding:
- a CDS encoding EF-hand domain-containing protein, which gives rise to MSISSINDNLATLLNPYSYQYTNSNSTTNNTKTTSKVEGLTDTNSFGDTFQMSMMPSPPPPQAYNSNGSSTDSNSDSSDASSTSTTLSASEMFSKLDTDSDGSLTATEFIAGRPSDVSEEMAKNLYSSFDTDSSSALTKSEYETAMSNAPSSADSSTDTSASSLASKIVASLDTDGDGVLSQSEIETALNSASLSATNSSDNADSTSDSSSKASQYASMMMMAPPPPMSAMYNSNTSCSGLSNFSSQSYNHLSTVSKING
- the ltrA gene encoding group II intron reverse transcriptase/maturase yields the protein METKLARIAEVARAKPEEKFTSLAHLINAEMIEACHKQMDKRKAVGIDEVSKGEYENNLAENINDLLARMKRQAYKPQSVRRVYIPKPGTDKKRPLGIPAYEDKLVQLALAKILNAIYEQDFLECSFGFRPQRSCHDALKVLNAIVNKPAINYVVDADIKGFFDHVDHEWMMKFIKHRIADPNIQRLISRFMKAGVMEVGIRKDTPEGVPQGGPISPILANVYLHYVMDLWFEKRIRRQCKGSSYMVRYADDAVFCFQYENEAKEFYQQLIMRLKEFNLEIAAEKTKIISLGKRKNNDNDNTPGNFDFLGFTHYSAKNSNGQTIVRRKTSKKKYRASLLRVKEWLKTNRHEPIKELMQKLRIKLQGYCRYYGVTGNRYAVGDFIEETRQLLYKWLNRRSQRKSLNWVKFELFLKKYPLFKAHTFVNIFELGIGKSYIM